One genomic segment of candidate division KSB1 bacterium includes these proteins:
- the uvrC gene encoding excinuclease ABC subunit UvrC — protein sequence MTWVPPGRVRLLLSMSDDSTKAGMADDHRLVPLEVKLAHLPERPGVYLFRNRLGKVIYVGKAKNLRSRVRSYFGSRPASESPKVQAMVRQIRDLETVVTDSEVEALILEANLVKEYRPRYNINLKDDKSYPYLRVTNEPFPRVFPTRRVVQDGSRYFGPYTDVNGLRDLLKTIRRIFPLRSCSYELTEESIAQGKFKVCLDYHIKRCLGPCEGHVGQAEYGRVVDYVVQFIDGRSDAVAEALRARMHELAAQLRFEEAARLRDILASLDEFRQKQKVVSNLALDRDILATAIAGDDACGVVFRVREGRLVGRQHFYMSGATGESLPSVTTSFLKQYYVKSEYIPGEVFVPCEILEQEQVVRWLSAKRKGPVTLKLPDQGEDLKLVKMCLRNAELLLGELKLQKASQHEHVSRAVAALQQDLRLPKAPRVIEAFDVSNISGSEAVASMVYFRNGKPVKSQYRRFKIRGPETPNDYAMMREAMTRRYTRLRNEGQELPDLVLVDGGKGQLAVAQEVLASLGLQLPVVALAKRLDEVFVPGSSEPQNIPRYSSGLKLLQRIRDESHRFAVAYHRLLRNKRTLESALDLIPGVGSARRQALLAVFGSVDALRQASIEQIAGVRGIPRPLAERIWKALNEGVDDERDESL from the coding sequence GTGACGTGGGTCCCCCCAGGGCGGGTTCGTCTACTTCTCAGCATGTCAGACGATTCCACAAAGGCCGGCATGGCCGATGACCACAGGTTGGTGCCTCTGGAGGTCAAGCTTGCTCATCTTCCAGAGAGGCCCGGTGTTTACCTGTTCCGCAACAGGCTGGGCAAGGTCATCTATGTCGGCAAGGCCAAGAACCTGCGCTCACGGGTGAGGTCCTATTTCGGCAGCCGGCCAGCTTCCGAGTCGCCGAAGGTGCAGGCCATGGTGCGCCAGATCCGGGACCTGGAGACGGTGGTCACCGACTCCGAGGTCGAGGCTCTCATCCTGGAGGCGAATCTCGTCAAGGAGTATCGGCCGCGGTACAATATCAACCTCAAGGATGACAAGAGCTACCCCTACCTGAGGGTCACCAACGAACCATTCCCCCGCGTCTTTCCTACACGCCGCGTTGTGCAGGACGGCTCTCGCTATTTTGGCCCTTATACCGACGTGAACGGCCTGCGAGACCTGCTGAAGACCATCCGCCGCATTTTCCCCTTGCGGAGCTGTTCCTATGAGCTCACTGAAGAGTCGATCGCCCAGGGAAAGTTCAAGGTGTGCCTCGACTACCACATCAAGCGGTGCTTGGGTCCATGCGAGGGCCACGTGGGACAGGCCGAGTACGGCCGAGTGGTGGACTATGTCGTGCAGTTCATCGATGGCCGAAGCGACGCGGTCGCTGAAGCCCTGCGGGCACGCATGCACGAACTTGCCGCCCAGCTTCGTTTCGAAGAGGCTGCAAGGCTCCGCGACATCTTGGCCTCCTTAGATGAATTCCGCCAGAAACAGAAGGTGGTCAGCAACTTGGCGCTGGACCGCGACATCCTGGCCACCGCTATCGCCGGCGATGACGCGTGCGGAGTGGTGTTCAGAGTGCGCGAAGGGCGATTGGTAGGTCGTCAACACTTCTACATGTCGGGCGCTACCGGGGAATCGCTGCCCTCGGTCACCACCTCTTTCCTCAAGCAGTACTACGTCAAGAGCGAGTACATCCCGGGCGAGGTCTTTGTGCCATGCGAGATCCTGGAACAGGAGCAAGTGGTGCGCTGGCTTTCGGCGAAGCGCAAGGGCCCGGTGACCCTCAAGCTTCCGGACCAGGGGGAGGACTTGAAACTGGTGAAGATGTGTCTGCGCAACGCAGAGCTGCTGTTGGGCGAGCTCAAACTGCAGAAGGCCAGTCAGCATGAGCACGTCTCGCGGGCGGTGGCAGCACTGCAGCAGGACCTTCGTCTGCCCAAAGCTCCTCGGGTGATCGAGGCGTTTGACGTTTCCAACATCAGTGGGAGCGAGGCGGTCGCCTCCATGGTCTACTTCCGAAACGGCAAACCGGTGAAAAGCCAGTATCGTCGCTTCAAAATACGGGGCCCTGAGACCCCAAATGACTATGCGATGATGCGCGAGGCCATGACCCGGCGCTACACGCGCCTACGAAACGAGGGTCAGGAACTTCCCGACTTGGTGCTGGTTGATGGTGGCAAGGGGCAACTGGCCGTGGCGCAGGAGGTGCTTGCCTCTCTCGGCTTGCAGCTGCCTGTGGTGGCTCTGGCCAAACGGCTCGACGAGGTCTTTGTGCCGGGCAGCTCGGAGCCGCAGAACATCCCGCGCTACTCGTCGGGGCTCAAGCTCCTGCAGCGCATCCGGGATGAATCGCATCGCTTTGCCGTTGCCTACCACCGCCTGCTGCGGAACAAGCGCACGCTCGAGTCAGCGCTGGACCTCATCCCGGGCGTCGGCAGTGCGCGGCGGCAGGCTCTACTTGCTGTCTTCGGCTCTGTGGATGCTCTGCGGCAGGCCAGTATCGAACAGATCGCTGGCGTGCGCGGCATTCCCCGCCCACTCGCTGAGCGCATCTGGAAAGCGCTCAACGAAGGTGTCGACGATGAGCGTGATGAATCGCTATGA
- a CDS encoding AAA family ATPase: protein MADEKIPSPWEIQKDISDYLKRKYGDRVIIPPQPDLVGDSGGDRTQREEPPLNIDFDLKPEELEAYLKQYVVNQDEAIEVLATKICTHFNRMRLEMSPGGPGELVGNIKNNVLMIGPTGVGKTFIVKLIAKKIGVPFVKGDATKFSETGYVGGDVEDLVRDLVREADGNIRLAECGIIYLDEIDKIASSGTVYGPDVSRTGVQRNLLKLMEESEVDLKTPHDLAAQMEAAMEAQRTGKVTRKKVNTKNILFVVSGAFPELEDIIRKRLKQQPIGFKSEKSEPLANLDRQALLKVVRSEDLIKYGFESEFVGRLPVVVCLNDLSVEDLYRIVKNPNSVVVQAKKRDFVAYGIELEFEDEALRRIAERAYAERTGARGLVSAMERVLIKFEKKLPSTDIKKLTVTAAMVDNPGEELEKLLRQHAIKAVQKRLLASTGVVVTFTDKAIEMISQMAKEQGHPFEAVCNELLKDYEYGVKLLNRAEFKVDEKVVADPKGRLEELIREAYHRRSQQK, encoded by the coding sequence ATGGCAGATGAGAAGATACCCAGTCCTTGGGAGATTCAGAAGGACATCAGCGACTATCTGAAGCGAAAGTACGGCGACCGGGTCATCATTCCGCCGCAACCGGACTTGGTGGGCGACAGCGGCGGAGACCGCACGCAGCGCGAGGAGCCGCCCCTCAATATCGACTTTGACCTCAAACCTGAGGAACTCGAGGCATACCTCAAGCAATATGTGGTCAATCAGGACGAGGCCATCGAGGTCCTGGCCACCAAGATTTGCACGCATTTCAACCGCATGCGCCTGGAAATGTCCCCAGGTGGCCCAGGTGAGTTGGTGGGCAACATCAAGAACAATGTCCTGATGATTGGCCCGACCGGCGTAGGCAAGACGTTCATCGTCAAGCTCATTGCCAAGAAGATAGGCGTTCCCTTTGTGAAGGGCGATGCGACCAAGTTCAGCGAGACCGGTTACGTCGGCGGCGACGTCGAGGACCTGGTGCGCGATTTGGTCAGGGAGGCCGATGGCAATATCCGGCTTGCCGAATGCGGGATCATCTATCTGGACGAAATCGACAAGATTGCCTCCAGCGGCACGGTCTACGGCCCGGATGTCTCCAGGACCGGCGTGCAGCGCAACCTGCTCAAGCTGATGGAAGAATCAGAAGTAGACCTCAAGACACCGCATGATCTGGCTGCGCAGATGGAGGCCGCTATGGAGGCGCAGCGCACGGGCAAGGTGACGCGCAAGAAAGTCAACACCAAGAACATCTTGTTCGTGGTCAGTGGCGCGTTTCCCGAGCTGGAAGACATCATCCGCAAGCGGCTGAAGCAGCAACCCATCGGCTTCAAGAGCGAAAAGAGCGAACCCCTGGCGAACCTCGACCGGCAAGCGCTTCTCAAGGTGGTGCGCTCCGAGGACCTCATCAAGTACGGCTTCGAGTCGGAGTTTGTCGGCCGTTTGCCAGTGGTCGTTTGCCTCAATGACCTCAGTGTGGAGGACCTCTACCGGATTGTCAAGAACCCCAACAGCGTGGTCGTCCAGGCGAAGAAGCGCGACTTTGTGGCCTATGGCATCGAGCTGGAGTTTGAGGACGAGGCGTTGCGCAGGATCGCCGAGCGAGCCTACGCCGAGCGCACAGGGGCGCGTGGTCTGGTCAGCGCCATGGAGAGAGTCCTGATCAAGTTCGAGAAGAAACTCCCGTCAACGGACATCAAGAAGCTGACAGTCACCGCTGCCATGGTCGACAATCCTGGCGAGGAGCTGGAAAAGCTCCTCAGACAGCATGCCATCAAGGCGGTTCAGAAGAGGCTCCTGGCCTCAACCGGGGTGGTGGTGACCTTCACGGACAAGGCCATCGAAATGATCAGCCAGATGGCCAAGGAGCAAGGTCACCCCTTCGAAGCGGTGTGCAATGAGCTCCTCAAGGACTATGAGTATGGAGTCAAGCTCCTGAACCGCGCGGAGTTCAAGGTAGACGAGAAGGTGGTGGCCGATCCGAAAGGCCGGCTCGAAGAGCTCATCAGGGAGGCTTATCACCGCCGGAGTCAGCAGAAGTGA
- a CDS encoding DUF1893 domain-containing protein codes for MASQERIDSQPGDKHADLPSRHSLEVLHEGRLVFVSDRKWLHPLFELERFLHKHTIPVEELVVHDKIVGRAAALLLVHLGVSRVVADLLSKRGQEVLEHYRVSYRFATLVDRILCKTEELLAQELDPARAYWMLVELARGGSSPDQQPPSR; via the coding sequence TTGGCATCTCAGGAGAGAATTGACTCGCAGCCCGGTGACAAGCACGCAGACCTGCCCTCGCGTCACAGCCTCGAGGTTCTTCATGAGGGTCGGCTCGTCTTCGTCAGCGACCGCAAGTGGCTGCATCCGCTGTTTGAGTTAGAGCGCTTCCTCCACAAGCACACCATCCCAGTGGAAGAGCTTGTCGTTCACGACAAAATCGTGGGGCGGGCAGCGGCACTGCTCCTGGTCCACTTGGGCGTGTCGCGAGTCGTAGCAGACCTTCTGAGCAAGCGGGGGCAGGAAGTCCTGGAACACTACAGAGTCTCCTATCGGTTTGCCACTCTTGTGGACAGGATCCTGTGCAAGACTGAGGAACTCCTTGCCCAAGAGTTGGACCCCGCAAGAGCCTATTGGATGCTTGTTGAGCTGGCCAGAGGAGGAAGCTCCCCTGACCAACAGCCGCCCTCGCGTTGA
- the nadC gene encoding carboxylating nicotinate-nucleotide diphosphorylase, with protein sequence MIDADAILRAQAERLIELALAEDVGDGDITTISTVPCELLGEAAIVAKAEGVIAGQFVAEMTFAHVDVQVRYRGLVADGSPVTKGTTVALIEGPVASILVGERTALNFLGRLSGIATLTARFVQQVAGSKARILDTRKTTPGLRALEKYAVRCGGGHNHRFGLFDMFLVKENHIRACGSLSEGVRRCRQTRKDQSIKIEVEATTPDEVVEAVAAGVDRIMLDNMSLEMIAECVQLVGGRVELEVSGNVSLDNVAAIARTGVDYISVGALTHSAPVLDLSLQLRNLDSAQEGHFGISGEN encoded by the coding sequence ATGATTGACGCTGATGCTATCTTGCGCGCCCAGGCAGAGCGACTCATCGAACTTGCCTTGGCAGAGGACGTGGGAGATGGTGATATCACCACCATCAGCACTGTGCCCTGCGAACTTCTCGGGGAGGCGGCAATAGTCGCAAAGGCGGAGGGCGTGATTGCCGGGCAGTTCGTCGCCGAGATGACCTTCGCACATGTCGACGTACAGGTCAGGTACCGCGGCCTGGTCGCCGACGGTTCCCCGGTGACAAAGGGCACAACCGTCGCACTCATCGAAGGACCGGTGGCCAGCATCTTGGTGGGCGAGCGCACGGCACTCAACTTCCTTGGGCGCCTTTCGGGCATCGCCACGCTCACGGCCCGCTTTGTGCAGCAGGTGGCGGGGAGCAAAGCACGCATCCTCGACACGCGCAAGACCACTCCCGGCCTGCGCGCCCTGGAGAAGTACGCCGTCCGCTGCGGGGGTGGCCACAATCACCGGTTCGGCCTTTTCGACATGTTCCTCGTCAAGGAGAACCACATCCGTGCCTGTGGCTCGTTGAGCGAGGGGGTTCGGCGGTGCCGGCAGACCCGCAAAGACCAGTCAATCAAGATTGAAGTCGAGGCGACGACGCCCGACGAAGTCGTCGAAGCAGTGGCTGCCGGCGTGGATCGCATTATGTTGGACAACATGTCCCTTGAGATGATCGCCGAGTGCGTGCAGCTGGTGGGAGGGAGAGTGGAGCTGGAGGTCTCCGGCAACGTTTCGCTGGACAACGTCGCTGCGATAGCGCGCACAGGAGTGGACTACATCTCCGTGGGGGCCCTCACTCATTCCGCGCCCGTACTGGATCTTTCGCTTCAGCTTCGCAACCTTGATTCGGCACAGGAAGGCCACTTTGGCATCTCAGGAGAGAATTGA
- a CDS encoding nucleoside-triphosphatase, producing the protein MPIRFRHDRPSPRVIVLTGEKGAGKTSLVRSVLAHVRCAVGGFFTKAVCASGHRLGYEIVDVQTGERMLFARRVPGSRAPRGGPFTVDSGVFDFFGTQIVERAQRHADLVVMDEIGCMERDSLLFQEAIWTCLTSGVPTIAVVQMGECPFVQKLMASFKSHLLRVPAGEEERIRAQVFTRLKQWGVPTDD; encoded by the coding sequence TTGCCGATACGATTCCGGCATGACAGGCCGTCCCCTCGGGTCATTGTGCTGACCGGGGAAAAGGGGGCGGGTAAGACGTCGCTGGTACGTTCTGTGCTCGCGCATGTGCGCTGTGCGGTGGGTGGCTTTTTCACGAAGGCCGTTTGCGCCTCAGGGCATCGGCTGGGATACGAGATCGTCGACGTGCAGACGGGCGAAAGGATGCTTTTTGCCCGCAGGGTGCCCGGGTCGCGTGCCCCACGAGGTGGCCCTTTCACTGTGGACAGCGGGGTGTTCGACTTCTTCGGCACCCAGATTGTCGAAAGGGCCCAGCGTCATGCCGACCTGGTGGTGATGGATGAGATAGGTTGCATGGAAAGGGATTCCCTCCTTTTCCAGGAAGCAATATGGACATGCCTGACCTCTGGCGTGCCAACCATCGCGGTGGTGCAAATGGGGGAATGCCCGTTTGTGCAGAAGCTCATGGCAAGTTTCAAGAGTCACCTGCTGCGTGTCCCCGCCGGGGAGGAGGAGAGGATCCGTGCCCAGGTCTTCACCAGGCTCAAGCAGTGGGGAGTGCCGACAGATGATTGA
- the hypE gene encoding hydrogenase expression/formation protein HypE: MDEVIRLAHGSGGQLTHALIREVFLPHFHNPALAALNDSALLQLSGSRAALTTDSYVVQPIFFPGGDIGRLAISGTVNDLSAQGARPVAISAAFIIEEGLRVDELQRVLASMAAAANEAGVAVVAGDTKVVAAGAADKLFITTAGVGTLLVEEPPTGSGARAGDAVIVTGTIGDHGMAVMAARAGLSLQGALHSDVAPLNHLVEGLFACGVEVHAMRDPTRGGVATTLNEIAQASGVEIVIEEERIPVADEVKGACELLGFDPLYVANEGKMIVFVPAAHAEQAISYFHSHPLGRKAAIIGEVVKESQGRVLLRTAIGGHRILDMLVGEQLPRIC, from the coding sequence ATGGATGAGGTGATCAGGCTGGCTCATGGCAGCGGCGGACAGCTCACCCATGCGCTCATCCGCGAGGTCTTTCTGCCGCACTTTCACAACCCGGCTCTGGCGGCACTGAACGACAGCGCCCTGCTCCAACTTTCTGGCTCTCGTGCAGCGCTTACGACCGACTCTTACGTGGTGCAGCCCATTTTCTTCCCTGGCGGGGATATCGGGCGGCTGGCCATTTCTGGCACGGTGAACGACCTCAGCGCGCAAGGGGCGCGGCCTGTGGCCATCAGCGCCGCCTTCATCATCGAGGAGGGCCTGCGCGTTGACGAACTGCAGCGGGTGCTCGCCTCCATGGCGGCGGCAGCCAATGAAGCCGGCGTGGCGGTTGTTGCAGGCGATACCAAGGTGGTCGCCGCGGGGGCAGCCGACAAGCTGTTCATCACCACAGCCGGCGTTGGCACATTGCTGGTGGAAGAGCCACCTACCGGCAGCGGCGCCCGAGCCGGCGATGCGGTCATCGTCACCGGCACAATTGGCGACCACGGCATGGCAGTCATGGCCGCGCGCGCCGGCCTGAGCCTGCAGGGCGCGCTGCACTCGGATGTGGCGCCGCTCAACCACTTGGTCGAAGGGTTGTTCGCGTGCGGCGTGGAGGTGCATGCCATGCGCGACCCGACCAGGGGCGGAGTAGCAACCACTCTCAACGAAATCGCCCAGGCCTCAGGCGTGGAGATCGTCATCGAGGAAGAGCGCATTCCTGTTGCCGATGAGGTGAAGGGAGCATGCGAGTTGCTGGGCTTTGACCCCCTCTACGTGGCCAACGAAGGGAAGATGATAGTTTTCGTACCCGCAGCGCACGCCGAACAGGCAATCTCATATTTCCATTCTCACCCGCTTGGGCGCAAAGCCGCTATCATCGGCGAGGTCGTCAAAGAGAGCCAGGGCAGGGTGCTCCTGCGCACCGCCATCGGCGGGCACCGCATTCTTGACATGCTGGTGGGCGAGCAACTCCCCCGCATCTGCTGA
- the hypD gene encoding hydrogenase formation protein HypD, with translation MSGVKFVEEFRDGAIARGLARRIADVARGLPEVRLMEVCGTHTMAIYRNSIRQLLPENIVLISGPGCPVCVTPNDYIDRAIALARRPDVTLCTFGDMVRVPGSSSSLELEKSKRADVRVVYSPLDAVDVGMQNPGRKVVFLGVGFETTAPTVAAAIELAAAKGVANFFVSSAHKVMPPALAALTADARLGLKGFILPAHVSAIIGVVPYQFLAVKHGMAGVIAGFEPLDILQGILMLVEQVAEGRAAIEVQYTRVVREEGNPRALALLERVFQPCDAEWRGLGIILGSGLAVRAEYAAHHAEANIAVEPEQTVTHPLCQCGEVLRGLIHPRECPLFGTVCTPETPVGACMVSTEGTCAACYKYGARLEEGHNHG, from the coding sequence GTGAGCGGTGTCAAGTTCGTAGAAGAGTTCCGTGATGGCGCCATTGCCCGTGGACTGGCCAGGCGTATCGCCGACGTGGCCCGTGGCCTCCCGGAGGTGCGCCTCATGGAAGTGTGCGGCACGCACACCATGGCCATCTATCGCAATAGCATACGGCAGCTCCTGCCGGAGAACATCGTGCTCATATCCGGCCCGGGATGCCCTGTCTGCGTCACGCCCAACGACTACATCGACCGCGCCATCGCCCTGGCGCGCAGGCCGGACGTCACGTTGTGCACATTCGGCGACATGGTGCGGGTGCCGGGCTCCAGTTCGAGCCTCGAGTTAGAGAAGAGCAAGCGGGCTGACGTGCGCGTGGTCTACTCGCCCTTGGATGCCGTGGATGTGGGGATGCAGAACCCTGGCCGAAAGGTCGTCTTCCTCGGGGTCGGATTCGAGACCACTGCCCCCACTGTTGCTGCAGCCATCGAGCTCGCTGCTGCCAAGGGAGTAGCTAACTTCTTCGTCAGTTCCGCACACAAGGTCATGCCTCCTGCACTTGCCGCCCTCACTGCTGACGCGCGACTGGGCCTGAAGGGCTTCATCCTCCCGGCGCACGTGAGCGCCATCATCGGGGTAGTTCCGTACCAGTTTCTGGCGGTCAAACACGGCATGGCCGGGGTGATCGCGGGTTTTGAACCATTGGACATCCTGCAAGGCATCCTCATGCTGGTGGAACAAGTGGCAGAGGGAAGAGCGGCGATCGAGGTGCAATACACGCGGGTGGTGCGCGAGGAGGGTAACCCGCGAGCCCTGGCCCTGCTCGAACGCGTGTTCCAGCCGTGCGACGCCGAGTGGCGGGGGCTCGGCATTATCCTAGGCAGCGGCCTGGCAGTTCGTGCCGAATACGCCGCGCACCATGCTGAGGCCAACATTGCTGTAGAGCCGGAGCAGACGGTCACGCATCCCCTCTGCCAATGCGGCGAGGTGCTGCGCGGGTTGATACACCCCAGAGAATGCCCCCTCTTTGGGACGGTCTGCACGCCGGAGACGCCGGTGGGCGCCTGCATGGTGTCGACGGAGGGCACGTGCGCCGCCTGCTACAAATACGGGGCGCGCCTCGAGGAGGGGCACAATCATGGATGA
- a CDS encoding HypC/HybG/HupF family hydrogenase formation chaperone produces MCLGVPMKVVEIDGDMAVAEITGVRRSISLQLVEDVKVGDYVIVHAGFAIQVLDEAEAEETIRLLQEFGVQSG; encoded by the coding sequence ATGTGCTTGGGTGTGCCGATGAAGGTAGTAGAGATAGATGGCGACATGGCTGTGGCCGAAATCACAGGCGTCCGACGGTCCATTAGCCTACAGCTGGTCGAGGATGTGAAGGTGGGTGACTATGTCATCGTCCACGCTGGTTTCGCCATTCAGGTCCTGGACGAAGCTGAGGCGGAAGAGACCATTCGTCTGCTGCAAGAATTCGGGGTGCAAAGCGGGTGA
- the hypF gene encoding carbamoyltransferase HypF encodes MRHRALHKRVDGQKAQVQRARIRIAGVVQGVGFRPFLYRLASEHHILGTARNDAHGVLVDAQGDNGNLAAFVEQIRQSPPPLAKITEMTVQPLPPTSFERFAIVASEADIERSVLISPDVATCDDCLRELFDQADRRYRYPFINCTNCGPRFTITGDVPYDRPNTSMAPFTMCPDCQREYDDPLDRRFHAQPNACPVCGPRLWLLDAEGRKVEASDVLGAAVELLRAGFVVAVKGLGGFHLAVDATNHEAVARLRARKHREEKPLAVMSPDLAAVQQFACVSRAEQELLESRERPIVLLRKREPCPVAEAVAPGNAFVGVLLPYTPLHHLLLRGHFLALVMTSGNLSEEPIAKENDEAVRRLRGIADYFLVHDRDIVVRSDDSVLRILDGRAVHVRRSRGFVPLPVILDHECPPVLGCGAELKNTVCLVRGRHAFLSQHIGDLENAETMQFFQEAIAHLEGILQLKPAIIGYDLHPRYLSTRWALEQPNVKLVGVQHHHAHIAACMAENRCAGPVIGLALDGTGYGTDGTVWGGEFLLADLGRFARLGHTRPIRMPGSERAIREPWRMALAYLHDAFGEEAQRLELPVLREVPQSACRTLLEAMKAGVNAPVTTSCGRLFDGVAAIAGGRRVVSFEGQAAMEWEMAMYQDTWPEEMSAGRASVPADHYALAVVDTADGLELDYRPLVRAAVEDVLTGEKAAVISRRFHAGLCVALAQVCDLLRQRTGVRTVALSGGCFQNAYLSTVLPRLLAARGFEVLTHRLLPANDGCIALGQAVVAARQSRG; translated from the coding sequence GTGCGGCACAGAGCTCTGCACAAACGGGTGGATGGTCAGAAGGCACAAGTGCAACGGGCGCGCATAAGAATTGCGGGCGTAGTGCAAGGCGTAGGGTTTCGCCCTTTTCTCTATCGCCTCGCTAGCGAACACCATATCTTAGGCACGGCGCGGAACGACGCGCACGGCGTGCTTGTCGATGCTCAAGGCGATAACGGCAACCTTGCTGCGTTCGTGGAGCAGATAAGGCAGTCGCCGCCCCCGTTGGCTAAGATCACGGAAATGACCGTGCAGCCGCTGCCACCGACCAGCTTTGAGCGCTTTGCAATAGTAGCCAGCGAAGCGGATATCGAGCGCTCGGTGCTCATCTCCCCGGACGTGGCCACGTGTGACGACTGCCTGCGCGAGCTCTTCGACCAGGCTGACCGTCGCTACCGCTACCCCTTCATCAACTGCACCAACTGTGGCCCGCGCTTCACCATCACCGGCGATGTTCCGTATGACCGTCCGAACACCAGCATGGCGCCATTCACCATGTGCCCGGACTGCCAGAGGGAGTACGACGACCCGCTGGACCGGCGCTTTCATGCGCAGCCGAATGCCTGTCCCGTGTGCGGCCCGCGCCTCTGGCTGCTTGACGCAGAGGGTCGCAAGGTCGAGGCTTCTGACGTGCTCGGCGCGGCGGTGGAACTGCTGCGGGCCGGCTTCGTGGTGGCCGTCAAGGGACTGGGAGGCTTTCACTTAGCGGTGGATGCCACCAACCACGAGGCGGTGGCCAGGCTGCGTGCCCGCAAGCACCGCGAGGAAAAGCCGCTGGCCGTGATGTCGCCCGACCTGGCGGCGGTGCAGCAATTCGCCTGTGTTAGCCGCGCCGAACAGGAGCTGCTCGAGTCGCGGGAAAGGCCCATCGTGCTGCTCCGGAAAAGAGAACCTTGTCCCGTCGCCGAGGCAGTGGCGCCCGGCAACGCCTTCGTCGGCGTGCTGCTGCCCTACACGCCCCTGCACCATCTGTTGTTGCGTGGCCACTTTCTGGCCTTGGTCATGACCAGCGGCAATCTCTCGGAGGAGCCCATCGCCAAGGAGAATGATGAGGCAGTGCGCCGTCTCCGTGGCATTGCCGACTACTTCCTGGTGCACGACCGCGACATTGTGGTGCGCAGCGACGATTCGGTGCTCCGCATCCTCGATGGCCGGGCCGTGCACGTGCGGCGTTCGCGCGGCTTTGTGCCCCTGCCGGTGATTCTCGATCATGAGTGCCCTCCGGTGCTTGGGTGCGGCGCCGAGCTCAAGAACACCGTTTGCCTGGTGCGCGGGCGCCACGCTTTTCTCAGCCAACACATTGGCGACCTCGAGAACGCCGAGACGATGCAGTTTTTCCAAGAGGCCATCGCCCATCTGGAGGGCATTCTCCAGCTGAAGCCGGCAATCATCGGCTACGACCTTCACCCGCGGTACCTGTCCACGCGCTGGGCCCTTGAGCAGCCCAATGTGAAGCTGGTCGGCGTTCAACATCATCACGCGCACATTGCTGCGTGCATGGCGGAGAACCGCTGTGCCGGGCCGGTAATCGGCCTTGCCCTTGACGGCACTGGCTACGGAACCGATGGCACGGTCTGGGGCGGCGAGTTTTTGCTGGCAGACCTCGGGCGCTTTGCTCGCCTGGGTCATACGCGGCCAATCCGCATGCCGGGAAGCGAGAGAGCCATTCGCGAGCCGTGGCGCATGGCCTTGGCCTACCTTCACGATGCTTTTGGCGAGGAAGCGCAAAGGCTCGAGCTCCCTGTGCTGCGGGAAGTCCCCCAGTCTGCTTGCCGCACTCTGCTCGAGGCGATGAAGGCGGGAGTGAATGCGCCAGTGACCACCAGCTGCGGCCGCTTGTTCGACGGTGTGGCGGCCATCGCAGGCGGCAGGAGGGTAGTCTCCTTCGAGGGTCAGGCGGCGATGGAGTGGGAGATGGCGATGTATCAGGACACCTGGCCCGAAGAGATGAGCGCGGGGAGGGCGAGCGTACCCGCTGACCACTACGCGCTCGCGGTGGTCGACACCGCAGACGGGCTCGAGCTCGACTACCGCCCGCTGGTGCGAGCCGCGGTGGAGGACGTGTTGACGGGGGAGAAGGCGGCCGTAATCTCCCGTCGTTTCCATGCCGGGTTGTGCGTCGCGCTGGCACAGGTCTGTGATCTCTTGCGCCAGCGGACGGGCGTGCGCACTGTGGCCTTGAGTGGCGGTTGCTTCCAGAACGCTTACCTGTCCACGGTCTTGCCACGGTTACTCGCCGCACGCGGATTCGAGGTCTTGACGCACCGTCTTTTGCCGGCCAACGATGGCTGCATCGCCTTGGGACAGGCCGTCGTGGCTGCCAGACAGAGCAGGGGTTAG